In Ensifer adhaerens, a single window of DNA contains:
- a CDS encoding DUF3300 domain-containing protein codes for MVRKMIIALGSAVTILVATPITAVMAQQTASAPAAEQQTAPEPLSDDELEVLVARIALYPDELVALISAAALYPLQIVEAERFLEARAKKPDMKPKDDWDGSVISLLNYPQIVKMMSEDLEWTQSFGDAIANQQKDVLIAIQQLRDEAVAKNIIKSDDKVKVVQEGDNVIIQAANPETIYVPQYPPEMLYEPDYAPAPIGYYDEPYPAYWYPGAAFFAGAVTGAAFAAIVDWDDWGVWGGRWNGGDMDIDCNNCFNNINGKVKWNDVDWKNVDRSKINFDRDQLQHFDRNSIKNNIKANGNNNLRNRAAEINRDRPNARPGGGGGGQIRDVRKSTLDGLKAQQRPAARPGGAGGGQALANARAGDGKPSINRPAGKNPSQANRQGGKKKMAAKAQNRPNKPSGLGNVNPGRREINSSRRGGQSMGGGQRGGGRPQMSRGGGRPQMHRGGGGGRGGGGRRR; via the coding sequence ATGGTCCGCAAGATGATCATCGCGCTCGGCAGCGCAGTGACGATACTGGTTGCAACACCGATCACGGCCGTCATGGCCCAGCAGACGGCGAGTGCGCCGGCCGCTGAACAGCAGACAGCGCCGGAACCGCTCAGCGACGACGAACTCGAAGTTCTGGTCGCCCGCATCGCGCTCTATCCTGACGAACTGGTGGCGCTTATTTCCGCTGCCGCGCTCTATCCTCTGCAGATCGTCGAGGCGGAACGGTTCCTGGAGGCCCGTGCGAAGAAACCCGACATGAAGCCGAAAGACGATTGGGACGGCAGCGTCATCTCACTTCTCAACTATCCCCAGATCGTCAAGATGATGAGCGAAGACCTCGAATGGACTCAGTCCTTCGGCGATGCGATCGCCAATCAGCAGAAGGATGTGCTGATCGCGATACAGCAATTGCGTGACGAGGCCGTCGCCAAGAACATCATCAAGAGCGACGACAAGGTGAAGGTGGTCCAGGAAGGCGATAATGTCATCATCCAGGCGGCCAACCCTGAAACGATCTACGTGCCGCAGTATCCGCCGGAGATGCTGTACGAGCCTGACTATGCGCCGGCGCCGATCGGCTACTATGACGAACCCTATCCGGCCTATTGGTATCCCGGAGCAGCCTTCTTCGCCGGCGCGGTGACCGGGGCTGCCTTCGCCGCGATCGTCGACTGGGACGATTGGGGCGTCTGGGGTGGCCGCTGGAACGGCGGCGACATGGACATCGACTGCAACAACTGCTTCAACAACATCAACGGTAAGGTGAAGTGGAACGACGTCGACTGGAAGAATGTCGATCGCAGCAAGATCAACTTCGACCGCGACCAGCTTCAGCATTTCGACCGAAACAGCATCAAGAACAACATCAAGGCGAACGGCAACAACAACCTGCGCAACCGCGCCGCCGAGATCAACCGCGATCGGCCGAACGCGCGGCCCGGCGGTGGCGGCGGCGGTCAGATCAGGGACGTGCGCAAGAGCACGCTTGATGGGCTGAAGGCCCAGCAGAGGCCGGCTGCCCGACCGGGCGGGGCCGGGGGCGGGCAGGCGCTCGCGAACGCGCGGGCCGGAGACGGCAAGCCGAGCATCAATCGTCCTGCGGGCAAAAACCCCTCTCAGGCCAACCGTCAGGGCGGCAAGAAGAAGATGGCCGCCAAGGCGCAGAACCGGCCGAACAAACCGTCCGGCCTTGGCAACGTCAATCCCGGGCGGCGCGAAATCAACTCGTCACGCCGCGGCGGTCAGAGCATGGGCGGCGGCCAGCGCGGCGGGGGACGGCCACAGATGAGCCGCGGTGGCGGCAGGCCGCAAATGCACCGTGGCGGCGGCGGTGGTCGCGGCGGCGGCGGACGCAGACGTTGA
- the aspT gene encoding aspartate-alanine antiporter, with product MVDWFVNTLRTYPEIAIFLSLALGYYFGSFTYKGLGLGAVTATLIAAVIIGQLGITISPPLKATFFLMFLFAIGYGVGPQFVRGIAKDGLPQALFAAVVCVFCLGAPYIAAKIAGYDVGSALGLYAGSQTISASMGLGTDAINRLGLAPEETKRLLDAMPVAYAVTYIFGTIGSAIVLALIGPALMRIDLEAECKRYEAEQGGKKEAGGAGTAWHHYELRAYRVREGGPVVGKTAREAESMIPEQRIFIERIRRGGKIEDATADTVIQAGDVVAVAGRREVLVSVIGQAAEEVDDRELLAVPVEGVDVLVTTKEANGKTLAELAQWPTSRGVFLRRIARGATATEIPILPNTQIHRGDILTIVGRTQDTAAAAKALGVADRPSDVADVAFIGAAIAIGGLIGALVYKVGDVPFTLSTSGGALISGLFFGWLRSVRPKFGRIPTSTVWFMNSVGLNVFIAVVGISSGPGFVAGLQQLGFSLFLWGIFATTVPLVLAMYVGKYVFRFHPAILLGCCSGARTTTASLGMINDRAKSQIPGLGYTVTYAVGNTLLTIWGMVLVMMMT from the coding sequence ATGGTTGACTGGTTCGTAAACACGCTTCGCACTTATCCTGAAATTGCAATATTTCTCTCATTGGCGCTTGGATATTACTTCGGATCGTTCACCTACAAAGGTCTCGGCCTCGGTGCGGTGACAGCGACGCTGATTGCTGCCGTCATCATCGGCCAGCTCGGGATCACCATTTCACCACCGCTCAAGGCCACGTTCTTTCTGATGTTCCTGTTTGCGATCGGCTACGGCGTCGGGCCGCAGTTCGTTCGGGGCATTGCGAAGGATGGCCTTCCGCAGGCGTTGTTCGCTGCGGTCGTGTGCGTCTTTTGCCTCGGAGCGCCCTACATCGCTGCCAAGATAGCCGGTTACGACGTGGGATCCGCGCTGGGGCTTTATGCAGGTTCGCAGACCATCTCCGCGTCAATGGGCCTGGGAACGGATGCCATCAATCGACTTGGACTGGCGCCGGAAGAAACCAAACGTCTTCTGGACGCCATGCCCGTCGCCTATGCCGTCACCTATATTTTCGGCACGATCGGATCGGCGATCGTGCTGGCGTTGATCGGCCCTGCGCTCATGCGTATCGACCTGGAGGCGGAATGCAAACGCTACGAGGCGGAGCAAGGTGGCAAGAAGGAAGCGGGGGGCGCTGGAACCGCCTGGCACCACTACGAGCTGCGCGCCTATCGCGTCCGCGAGGGCGGGCCAGTCGTCGGCAAGACCGCACGCGAAGCCGAATCGATGATCCCTGAGCAGCGGATTTTCATCGAGCGTATTCGTCGCGGGGGAAAGATCGAGGATGCCACGGCAGACACGGTGATCCAGGCAGGCGACGTCGTTGCTGTGGCCGGTCGGCGCGAAGTGCTGGTAAGCGTGATCGGTCAAGCGGCAGAGGAAGTCGACGACCGCGAGTTGCTGGCCGTGCCGGTCGAAGGCGTCGATGTGCTTGTCACGACCAAGGAGGCGAACGGCAAGACGCTGGCGGAGCTGGCACAATGGCCGACGTCCCGTGGTGTATTCCTGCGTCGGATCGCCCGTGGCGCTACGGCGACGGAAATTCCGATCCTTCCGAACACGCAGATCCATCGCGGCGATATCCTGACAATCGTCGGGCGAACGCAGGACACGGCGGCTGCCGCCAAAGCACTGGGTGTGGCCGACCGCCCGAGCGACGTTGCCGACGTTGCCTTCATCGGTGCTGCAATTGCCATCGGCGGCTTGATCGGTGCGCTCGTCTACAAGGTTGGAGATGTGCCGTTTACGTTGTCCACCTCAGGGGGAGCGTTGATCTCCGGACTCTTCTTCGGCTGGCTGCGCTCCGTTCGGCCGAAATTCGGGCGCATACCGACCTCGACGGTCTGGTTCATGAACTCGGTCGGCCTCAACGTCTTCATCGCCGTGGTCGGCATATCATCGGGCCCGGGTTTTGTTGCCGGCCTGCAGCAGCTTGGTTTCAGCCTGTTCCTTTGGGGGATATTCGCAACGACGGTGCCATTGGTGCTGGCAATGTATGTCGGGAAATATGTGTTCCGGTTCCATCCCGCCATTCTCCTGGGGTGCTGCTCCGGCGCACGTACGACGACTGCCTCGTTGGGCATGATCAACGATCGGGCCAAGAGCCAGATCCCTGGGCTCGGCTACACCGTGACTTATGCCGTCGGCAACACCCTGCTGACGATCTGGGGCATGGTGCTTGTGATGATGATGACCTAG
- a CDS encoding CopG family ribbon-helix-helix protein, giving the protein MTTAFTVRVKDETASKLDQLAEKLDRSRSYMAAEAIEAFVEQQEWQLAEIEAGLAEADRGEFASDEDVAKVVGKYVRSARQS; this is encoded by the coding sequence ATGACTACGGCGTTTACCGTGCGTGTAAAAGACGAAACCGCGAGCAAGCTGGATCAGCTCGCTGAGAAGCTGGATCGGTCCCGCTCTTATATGGCTGCCGAAGCCATCGAAGCTTTTGTTGAGCAGCAGGAATGGCAGCTTGCCGAGATTGAAGCCGGGTTGGCCGAGGCCGACCGGGGTGAGTTCGCCAGCGATGAAGATGTGGCGAAAGTCGTCGGGAAGTACGTCAGGTCTGCACGTCAATCATGA